A section of the Xiphias gladius isolate SHS-SW01 ecotype Sanya breed wild chromosome 10, ASM1685928v1, whole genome shotgun sequence genome encodes:
- the syf2 gene encoding pre-mRNA-splicing factor syf2, with translation MASGREESATPTEEEPTETPASQKREARLRKFRELHFKRNEARKLNHQEVVEEDKRLKLPANWEAKKARLEWELAEDQKKKECAARGEDYDRVKLLEITADDAERWERKKKKKNPDTGFAGYAEAQLRQYQRLTKQIRPDLESYERQREECGEDFYPTSNSLIHGTHVPTKEGIDRMVEDVEKQIEKRAKYSRRRAYNDDADIDYINERNAKFNKKAERFYGKYTAEIKQNLERGTAV, from the exons ATGGCGTCCGGTAGAGAG GAATCTGCGACACCCACTGAAGAGGAACCGACTGAAACTCCTGCGTCCCAGAAGAGAGAAGCGAGACTACGAAAATTTCGAGAGTTACATTTCAAACGG aATGAAGCACGTAAGCTCAATCACCAGGAGGTTGTGGAGGAGGACAAGAGACTGAAACTCCCTGCTAACTGGGAGGCTAAGAAGGCTCGACTGGAGTGGGAGCTCGCTGaagatcaaaagaaaaag GAATGTGCTGCCAGAGGGGAGGACTATGACAGAGTGAAACTACTGGAGATCACTGCTGATGATGCAGAGCggtgggagaggaagaaaaagaagaagaacccAGACACAGGATTTGCAG GTTATGCTGAGGCCCAACTCCGACAGTATCAAAGGCTCACCAAGCAGATCAGACCAGACTTGGAAAGCTATGAGAGACAGCGCGAGGAATG CGGTGAGGACTTTTACCCCACGTCCAATAGCCTGATTCACGGCACGCACGTCCCCACGAAGGAGGGAATTGACCGCATGGTGGAAGATGTTGAGAAACA GATCGAGAAGCGGGCCAAGTACAGCCGACGCAGGGCTTACAATGACGACGCAGACATTGACTACATTAACGAGAGGAATGCCAAGTTCAACAAGAAGGCGGAGCGTTTCTACGGCAAATACACAGCAGAGATCAAACAAAACTTGGAGAGAGGCACAGCCGTCTAG
- the rsrp1 gene encoding arginine/serine-rich protein 1 isoform X2: protein MAKGEDSHSEMAQAHQSDVINVIFDLNSPASSHSRSSCGSNRSSGFGYYRGRSSHRGRSSSSSSSSSSSGSSSRSRSRSHPRCHRRSSRCRCDSHHRYGRGRRLRSPPRHYKAHSHSYSRSPSPDRHSRRRRYRSRSRSSSRWSRYRRAVRQFRCKFSRSPARTHRNRSRSISSGRSVSLSLDDKKELLKTAKANALKILGVEKLELPESVKPILSEQLVESERSSPEPEIRSNEAEFDDMSNPKMSPKRRIISFSINNSVAKPTAAAPSCAKVTPRVDSYESRKPYGHWVQVKSGRSSNTRKHTLTKSH, encoded by the exons ATGGCCAAGGGAGAGGACTCTCACTCTGAAATGGCCCAGGCTCATCAGAGCGATGTCATCAATGTAATCTTTGACCTGAACAGCCCTGCTTCATCTCACTCTCGAAGCAGCTGTGGCAGCAACCGCTCCTCTGGCTTTGGCTACTACAGGGGCCGCAGCAGCCACAGGGGACGTTCAAGTTCgtcatcatcctcttcatccAGCAGCGGGTCCTCCTCTCGGTCCAGGTCCCGCTCTCATCCCCGCTGCCACAGACGTTCCTCCCGCTGTCGCTGTGACAGCCATCACAGATATGGTCGTGGACGCCGCCTCCGCTCCCCCCCGCGCCACTACAAGGCCCACTCTCACTCCTACAGCCGGTCACCCTCGCCAGACAGGCACTCACGTCGCAGACGCTATAGGTCCCGTTCCAGGTCTTCCAGCCGTTGGAGTAGGTACAGGAGAGCTGTGCGCCAGTTTAGATGCAAGTTTTCCCGATCTCCAGCCAGAACCCACAGGAACCGTTCAAGGTCCATATCTTCAGGACGTTCTGTCAGTTTGAGTTTGGATG ATAAAAAAGAACTCCTCAAAACTGCAAAGGCCAATGCTCTCAAGATTCTTGGagtggagaagctggaacttcCTGAGAGTGTGAAACCAATCCTGTCAGAGCAGTTGGTGGAGTCCGAACGGTCGTCACCAGAACCAGAGATTAGG AGCAATGAGGCGGAGTTTGATGACATGTCCAACCCAAAGATGTCTCCTAAAAGGAGAATAATCTCCTTCAGCATCAAT AATTCTGTGGCcaaaccaacagcagcagctccatcCTGTGCCAAGGTAACTCCCAGAGTGGACAGCTATGAAAGCAGGAAGCCCTACGGCCACTGGGTTCAAGTCAAATCAGGCCGATCCTccaacacacgcaaacacacactcaccaagTCACACTAG
- the rsrp1 gene encoding arginine/serine-rich protein 1 isoform X1 — translation MAKGEDSHSEMAQAHQSDVINVIFDLNSPASSHSRSSCGSNRSSGFGYYRGRSSHRGRSSSSSSSSSSSGSSSRSRSRSHPRCHRRSSRCRCDSHHRYGRGRRLRSPPRHYKAHSHSYSRSPSPDRHSRRRRYRSRSRSSSRWSRYRRAVRQFRCKFSRSPARTHRNRSRSISSGRSVSLSLDDKKELLKTAKANALKILGVEKLELPESVKPILSEQLVESERSSPEPEIRVRKDPEKTLSQSNEAEFDDMSNPKMSPKRRIISFSINNSVAKPTAAAPSCAKVTPRVDSYESRKPYGHWVQVKSGRSSNTRKHTLTKSH, via the exons ATGGCCAAGGGAGAGGACTCTCACTCTGAAATGGCCCAGGCTCATCAGAGCGATGTCATCAATGTAATCTTTGACCTGAACAGCCCTGCTTCATCTCACTCTCGAAGCAGCTGTGGCAGCAACCGCTCCTCTGGCTTTGGCTACTACAGGGGCCGCAGCAGCCACAGGGGACGTTCAAGTTCgtcatcatcctcttcatccAGCAGCGGGTCCTCCTCTCGGTCCAGGTCCCGCTCTCATCCCCGCTGCCACAGACGTTCCTCCCGCTGTCGCTGTGACAGCCATCACAGATATGGTCGTGGACGCCGCCTCCGCTCCCCCCCGCGCCACTACAAGGCCCACTCTCACTCCTACAGCCGGTCACCCTCGCCAGACAGGCACTCACGTCGCAGACGCTATAGGTCCCGTTCCAGGTCTTCCAGCCGTTGGAGTAGGTACAGGAGAGCTGTGCGCCAGTTTAGATGCAAGTTTTCCCGATCTCCAGCCAGAACCCACAGGAACCGTTCAAGGTCCATATCTTCAGGACGTTCTGTCAGTTTGAGTTTGGATG ATAAAAAAGAACTCCTCAAAACTGCAAAGGCCAATGCTCTCAAGATTCTTGGagtggagaagctggaacttcCTGAGAGTGTGAAACCAATCCTGTCAGAGCAGTTGGTGGAGTCCGAACGGTCGTCACCAGAACCAGAGATTAGGGTGAGAAAAGACCCTGAAAAGACTCTGTCACAG AGCAATGAGGCGGAGTTTGATGACATGTCCAACCCAAAGATGTCTCCTAAAAGGAGAATAATCTCCTTCAGCATCAAT AATTCTGTGGCcaaaccaacagcagcagctccatcCTGTGCCAAGGTAACTCCCAGAGTGGACAGCTATGAAAGCAGGAAGCCCTACGGCCACTGGGTTCAAGTCAAATCAGGCCGATCCTccaacacacgcaaacacacactcaccaagTCACACTAG
- the mgst3b gene encoding microsomal glutathione S-transferase 3b has translation MDILTVLPPSFGYVIFIYLYSWLMLGYLAVKVGAARKKYDVKYPTMYSDKEQVFNCIQRAHQNTLEVYPQWLVFQTIAALVYPLSASVLGAIWVTSRLSYAWGYYTGDPSKRMNGVYGYIGYFGVIILSLSVALQLLGVF, from the exons ATGGATATTCTTACCGTGCTGCCGCCCAGCTTTGGATATGTCATATTTATTTACCTCTACAGTTGGCTTATGTTGGGGTATCTAGCAGTCAAGGTCGGGGCTGCGAGGAAGAAGTACGATGTTAAG TATCCCACTATGTACAGTGACAAGGAGCAAGTGTTCAACTGTATCCAGAGAGCACATCAGAACACCCTAGAGGTGTACCCTCAGTGGCTCGTTTTCCAGACCATTGCAGCGCTTGTCTACCCG TTGTCAGCATCTGTGCTGGGGGCTATTTGGGTGACCAGCAGGCTGTCCTATGCCTGGGGGTACTACACAGGAG ATCCATCCAAGAGGATGAATGGTGTCTATGGCTACATTGGATACTTTGGAGTCATCATTCTGTCCCTGTCTGTAGCTTTGCAATTGCTTGGTGTCTTTTAA